The sequence below is a genomic window from Desulfobacterales bacterium.
GTTATTCCGCCGAAAACCATCTCTTCCGCTTCGCCTGCTTTCTGGCAGCAGACGCCGACGGCGCCGCGATCGATTTGCTGCCGTGCGATCACCGGGCATTTATGGGTTTTGGCATGGGGACGAAGCCGGGCATGGCCGTCTTTCAGGTCATTTTGCATTTTAGCGAGGTTATACTCAAATGCGTCCAGATCGATCAACAGCGCAGGTGTGTCTACTTCTGCCAGCGGCATTCCGATTTGGGCCGGGGGTATGGTGGCGATCATGGGGGGTCCTTTCTTTTATTCCAACATAGAAAACATGGCTTTTAGGGTTAGGTCAGAGTTTAGTGATTTTGTTTTTGTCATTAGTAATTTGATTTTTGAATTTGTTTCGAATTTCGATATTCGGATTTTGAATTTAGCCAATGGCATTTGCGCAAACCACGCCCTCGGTCCTTCTGAGATCGGATATTTATTTCAGCCGGTTATTTTTGGCAAGATATTTTGCCAGAAAATGGGCCGTATGGGAGCCCTTGGGATGTGCCAGCAGGTCGACGGGTGATCCGGATGCAACCAGTTGGCCCCCGCCGTCGCCGCCCTCGGGTCCCAAATCGATGATATAGTCGGCCGCTTTGATGATTTCGATATTGTGCTCAATCACCGCAACGGTATTGCCTTCATCCACCAGTTTCTGGAGCACTTCCAGAAGGTTTTGGACATCGGACAGGTTCAAGCCGGTAGTCGGTTCATCCAGGATATAAAGCGTGCGCCCTTTAGATGCCTTGACCAGTTCCCGGGCCAGCTTCGTGCGCTGGGCTTCACCGCCGGAAAGGGTCGGGCTGGGTTGGCCCAGGCGAAGGTATCCCAGGCCGATATTGCAGACGCCGTCGAGGGAGCGTCGGATGGAAGGAACCAGCCTGAAAAATTCCGCTGCAGCCGTGAAGGTCAGGTCCAGCACCTCTGATATGGTTTTTCCCTTGTAGCGGACCGCCAGTGTTTCCGGATTGAACCGCCGCCCCTGACAGGCCTCGCAGGCGACGTATACTTCCGGCAGAAAACTCATCTCTACCTTGAGACTGCCGTGTCCCTTGCAGCCCTGGCAGCGGCCTTCGGCCAGATTGAATGAAAAACGCCCCGGTCGGAAACCGCGCATGCGGGCATCCGGCGTTCCGGCAAAAAGATTGCGAATGTCGTTCAAAAAGCCGACATAGGAGGCCGGCACCGAGCGGGGTGTCCGGCCGATGGGGCTGTGGTCGACCTCCAATGTCCGGTCGATGTGTTGCCAACCTTGTATATCCCGACAGCGGCCGGCGGTCAGCGTCTTTTTAAGAAGCCGGTTTTGAACGCCTTTGAACAGCGTTTCCTTCAGCAGAGTGGATTTGCCCGAACCGGAAACGCCGGTGACGCAGATGAATGCCCCCAGGGGGAACTCCACGTCGATGTTTTTCAGGTTATGCTCGGCCGCGCCGGACACTTTAAGGCGGGGGCGGTCCTGACAGGGCCGCAGCCGGGATGTCACCCGGCGCCGGCGGCCGTTGATAAGGGCGCCGGTGATGGATGCGGGATTCTTTTGAAGGTCTTTCAGTCCACCGGATGCCACCACTGTCCCGCCGGCCTGACCCGCGCCGGGCCCTAAATCAATAACGGTATCGGCCGCGCGGATGGTTTCCTCGTCATGTTCCACCACCACCACCGAGTTGCCCCGGGCTTTGAGTGTTTGCAGTGCCGCTATCAGCACGTGGTTGTCCCGGGGATGCAAGCCGATGGTGGGCTCATCCAGAACATACAGGACGCCGGTCAGATTCGAGCCCAGTTGGGCTGCCAGGCGAACCCGCTGGGCTTCGCCGCCGGAGAGCGTGTCACCGCTGCGGCTCAGCGAAAGATAGGACAACCCCAGTTGGTTGAGGAGCGCGAGACGCGAGCGAATTTCCGTCAGGACCGGTTCCGTAATGGGCTTTTCTTGCGGTTTAAAGTGAAATTGTCCCAGGATGGCTTCCAGTTGCAGGGCCGGTTGTTGCACCAGGTCCCAGATGGAATAACCGTTGATCTTGACGGCCAGCGCTGTTTCCTTGAGACGGCTGCCCCGGCAGCGGGGGCATATGCCGCCGCCGGATTGATTCTTTTTTTCAGCGTGAGGGAGTCGACCCAAGCCGTTGCATTTCGGGCAGGCGCCGTGGGCGCTATTGAATGAAAACAGCCGGGGATCCAACGTTTCCAGGCCGATGCCGCAGGAAGGGCAAATTCCCTTCAGGCTGAAAACTTCTTCACTGCCGCTGCTGTCTACAATAATCAGGCTGCCGGCACCTTCCGCCAGCGCACGTTCCACCGTTTGCGCCGGATGCGCCGACGGCAGTTTTCCGGTTACCAGTTCAATCGTATGCTCATGGTATCGGCTCAGGGCCATTCCGGCCGTAATGGGTTTGAATTCGCCGTCGATGCGCGCTTTGTCGAAACCCTTGCGCCGGGCCCTTGCCAGAATGTCCTTGTGAAAGCCTTTGCGGCCGGCAACCTTGGGTGACAGGATCGAGGCTTTCTGGTTACGATACCGCAGGCGGATCTGGGCGGTGATCGCTTCCCGGGTTTGGGTTGTCAGCCGGCGTCCGCATCCGAGACAGTGCCGGCTGCCGAGCTTGCTGAACAGCAGCCTGAGGAAATGATAGATTTCCGTGAGCGTTGCGACGGTGGACCGCCGGCTGGCGTAGCTGATGCGCTGCTCGATGGCAACCGTGGGCGGAAGACCGGAGACATGGTCGACATCGGGCCGTTCCAAAATCTTGACGTACTGCCGGACGTAGGGCGCAAGACTTTCCAAATAACGACGCTGGCCTTCGGCGAACAGGATATCGAAGGCAAGGGTGGATTTGCCGGAACCGGAGACGCCCGTCAAGACCACCAGCTGGTTGCGGGGAATGGACAGGGCGATGTTTTTCAAATTGTGTTCCCGGGCGCCGCTGACGGCGATGCTCTCCGCGAAATCAGCCGTTGATTCGGCCACGGTCGACGGCTGGACAGCGGCCGATTCCAGCCGGTTTGGAATTTCCAGATAGCTTTTCAGGAACCGACCGGTGGGCGATAAGCGGTTCCGGGTGATTTTTTCAGGAGGTCCGGTTGCGATGACACGACCGCCGTTGTCTCCGCCTTCAGGCCCCAGCTCGATGACCCAGTCGGCTGTTTTGATCACATCCAGATTGTGTTCAATCACCAGGACGGTGTTGCCGGAGTCTACCAACTGCTGCAGGGCGTTAATCAGCTTGTGGATGTCATCAAAGTGAAGGCCGGTGGTGGGTTCGTCGAAAATAAAAAGACGGTGCCGCCCGTCGCTGAACTTTAAAAAACGTGAGAGTTTGAGCCGCTGGGCTTCCCCGCCCGAAAGGGTATTGATGGGCTGCCCCAGCCGGATGTACCCCAGGCCGACAGAGGTAAGCGGTTCCAACGCGTTCTTGATTTTAGGCTCCGCATTGAAAAAATCGAGGGCCCCGTCCACCGTCAGGCTGAGGATGTCATGGATGTTCTTCTCCCGGTAAGTGATCTGGAGCAGTTCTTTTTTAAAGCGCATCCCGCTGCAGTCCGGGCAGGTGATGAAGACATCCGAAAGAAATTGCATTTCCACCTTTTCAAACCCGTCCCCACGGCAGGTTTCACAACGGCCGCCGGCAACATTGAATGAAAAGTGGCCCGGGCCGAACCCTTTCCGGCGGGCTTCCGGTGTCTTTGCCAGGAGCTGCCGGATAGTGTCCAGGGATTTGGTGTAGGTGACGGGGTTGGCGCGGGGGGTCCGGCCGATGGGATGCTGGTCCACCAGGACCACATCGGCAATAGGCGCATGTCCCCTGATGGCCTGGTGTTGTCCGGGTCGTCCCTGGGGGTCGTTCAGGCGCCATTTCAATGCCTTGTAGAGGATTTCTTCTGCCAGGGTGGATTTGCCGGAGCCGGAGACACCGGCCAGACAGACGAATCCGCCCAGGGGGATCCGTACGTCGACATTCTTGAGATTATTTTCACGGGCGCCTGCAATGGTCAGCCATTTCCCGGCAGCGGGCTTTCGCCGTTTTACGGGAACCGGGATGCTGCAGTCGCCTTTCAGGTATTGACCGGTGAGAGAATTGTTTACTTTGGCAGTGGGTCCGAAATACATCACCTCGCCGCCGTTTTCGCCGGCCCGGGGACCGATATCGAGCATGAAATCACTGTGGGCGATGATTTCCGGATCGTGCTCCACCACAACCAGGGTGTTCTGATGGTCCCGCAGACGCTTCAGGATTCGGATCAGGCGATGATTGTCGCTGGGATGAAGCCCGATGCTGGGCTCGTCCAGAATGTAGAGCGTATTTACCAGGGAGGCCCCCAGCGCTGAAGCCAGCGCCACCCGCTGGACCTCGCCGCCTGAAAGCGTTCGGGATTGACGGTCGAGGGTAAGGTAGCCGAGGCCGACATCGCGGAGATATTGAAGGCGGCTGCGGATTTCATCCAGAAGCAGGGCGCAGGCATCGTCTCCGGTGGGAATTGGCAGGGCGCTAAAAAACGCCGCGGCCGCATTTACGTCAAGGGCGTAGATCCGGGCCAGATGGAGACCGTTTAGACGGTATAAAAGCGCGGCTGCCTTGAAGCGGGTGCCGTGACAGGCCGGACAAACATTGTAACTGCGGTAGCGCGAAAGAAAAACGCGCACGTGCATTTTGTATGTCTTGGATTCCAGCCACCTGAAAAATCCCCGGACACCGTGATAATCAGCCGTTCCGTCCATGAGGGCGGCCTGCTGGTCCCTGTGCAGCTTCAGGAAGGGGACATCCGTCGGGATCTTGTTTTGGCGGCAAAAGGAGATCAGGTGGTCGAATTCCATGCGGCCGTCCGCTTCTGTTCCCCAGGGTTTTATGGCGCCCGCGCTAATGGAAAGGGCCTTATCCGGAATGACGAGATCCATATCCACATCGATTGTCCGGCCGAATCCCCGGCAGGTCTCGCAGGCGCCGATGGGGCTGTTGAAAGAAAACAGATTCGGCTGGGGGGGTGGATAGTGAATATCGCACGGGGCGCAGGCCAGGCTGCTGCTGAAAGCCATGGGTTGCTGCGGCGGCGCCCAGACCGTCAGGCGACCGTCTCCCATGCGAAAGGCCTGTTCCAGGGAATCCATGATGCGGGTTTGGTTGGAGGGACGGTATATGAACCGATCGGCGACAATCTCGATGGTTCCATCACTTTCCGATGGCTGCCAGTTTTCGACCGCCTCGATCCGGCCCTCATGAAAATACCGGTCGTAGCCGCTGCGCCGCAACAATTGCCGCGGATCTTCTTTTTCATCACCTTTCAGCGACAGCGTAAAGGTGATGACTGTTTGCGTCTCTTCCGGCAGCCCCTGCAGGTAGGCCCAAACATGTGCCGGTGTTTCGGGTTGGACCGGCCGGTCGCAGCTGCGGCAGTAGAGCAGACTCCGGCGGGCGAACAGCAGTTTTACATAATCCGTGATTTCGGTCATGGTGCCGACCGTGGAACGGGAGGTGCGAACAGGATCCTTGCGGTCAATGGCAATGGCCGGCGGGATGCCCTCGATCTTTTCCACCAGGGGGCGATCCATCCGTTCCATGAACTGACGGGCATAGGGCGAAAACGTTTCAATGTAGCGCCGCTGGCCTTCGGCGTAAAGTGTGTCCAGGGCCAGAGAGGATTTGCCGGAACCGCTGACACCCGTTATCACCGTCATCCGGTTCAGGGGTATTGCGAGGTCTAAATTTTTAAGGTTGTGTTGCCCGGCGCCTTTGATTTCGATGGCTTTCAGCGGCATAACTTATTATCCAACGGGTTTATCCGCTTTCAATCTGTGACAGACAGGCCATAAAATCATCGGCAAACAGAGATTGAAGTCTTTGTTCCTGGCCAAATTCGGAGATATCGGTGGCAATGTTATGGGCGACGCCGTATTCAACATCCCATCCCCTATTTTTCAGCATCTTAATCAGCTCTTCTACCTGTTCTCGGGCGGCATTGCCGCCAAGATTTCCTTCTGAGATAAAAAATTTCATTGATCTAAATGCCTTGTCATGTTTCTTTGCAACTGCTGGGTCTACGCGACTTCAGGCGGATCAGGTACACCTTCGTGAATCCCACATTCTTTTTCTTTGAGATCATCCTTGAGAAAATCATATAAGCTGCCCGTGTAACCGCAGTGAATGATTTCCCTGATCTTACGAATCAGGTATTCATTCGTGGGTCCTTCGCCGTCGGTTTTTAAACGGAAGGCGATCAGACGCTGCAATTTTATATCATCCTTGTCGCGTTCCGGGACCATGCGCATGATACGGCGAAAGATGATTTGAAAGGGCCCGCCTTCCTCTTCGATGGCAATCACTTTGTCAGGCATGGTTGCCCTCCCTTGATGATGATTTGTTTTCTATAAGGCTGAATAAATCCTAACCGAAAGCGCCGGTCGAATCAACAGGTTTCCTTATGATGATGAACAGTGCCGGCTTTATAAAAAAATATCGTTTGCGCGTCAAGCATGGAAAGTATAAACGCAGTTACATTTGCCCTGTAAAGTAAAAAATAAAACAAAATAATCATTTCCCCTTGACAGACGAAAAAGGGTGATTAAATTCTCTATAGCTAATATTTCTTTAACATATTGTAATTATTATGTTTAAAATACATTCGGTATGCATTTGAATGATCCGGGGCAGGGTGATAAGAAATATTAACATGATCGATGGGGTTCTAAAAGGTTTCAATCGGCCGGCCTTGAAATCTTTAACCATGGGCAGAGAGGATTTGCCGATGGTGCAATCTGCGGAACTCTATACCCGCCAATATTTCCCTTAATTAACATGGATGATAAGTCGAACCGGCAACGGTGAAACCCTTGAAGCGCAGCGTAACCATCGGTTTGTATTTCAGCAGAAAAGGACAGGGTTTATTACAGGTTTTCAGAACCCGGCCAGGGGGCAACGCTTCTTCTTAATGAAAAGCGCTCACATGAGTTACTTGCCTCTGGCCAGATTGAATAGGAACAGGTCAATGTAATTTTTCACTTAAGACAGGAGGTAAATTAGAACATGAAAGTTAGACCGTTAAATGACAGGGTTTTGGTAATGCGGGTTGCGGAAGAACAGATAAGCGCCGGCGGCATCATTATTCCCGACACCGCCAAGGAAAAGCCGCTGGAGGGTAAAATCGTATCGGCCGGGCCGGGGAAGATGGGTGATGACGGCAAGCGGGCGCCGCTGGAAGTTAAAAAAGGGGATCGGATTCTTTTTTCAAAATATGCCGGCACCGAAATCAAAATTGATGGTGTTGAACATCTATTCATGCGCGAAGAAGATATTTTAGCCATTTTAGAGTAAAATTTTAGAGTAAAAAGGAGGGAACACATAATGCCTGCAAAAATGATCGCATACAGTTCGTCCGCCAGAGAAAAAATGCTCAAAGGCGTTAACACGCTGGCCAATGCCGTCAAGGTCACCCTGGGCCCCAAAGGGCGCAATGCCGTTCTGGAAAAATCATTTGGCGCCCCCACCGTTACCAAAGACGGTGTGACGGTGGCCAAAGAAATCGAGTTGGCAGACAAGTTCGAAAACATGGGCGCTCAAATGGTCAAGGAAGTTGCCAGCAAGACCAGTGATGTGGCGGGAGACGGCACCACCACGGCAACCGTACTGGCTCAGGCGATTCTGAATGAGGGCCAAAAACTGGTGGCGGCCGGCATCAGCCCCATGGACATCAAGCGCGGGATTGACAAGGGCGTGGTGGCTGTTGTCGAGGAATTGAAAAAAATATCCAAACCGGTCAAAGACAAAAGCGAGATTGTTCAGGTCGGCGCCATTTCAGCCAATAACGACGAAGTTGTGGGAAAGCTTCTGTCCGAAGCAATGGACAAGGTCGGTAAAGAAGGCGTTATCACAGTTGAAGAGGCCAAGAGCATAGAGACATCTCTGGAAGTGGTGGAGGGAATGCAGTTTGACCGGGGCTATCTTTCCCCCTATTTTGTAACCAATACTGAAAAAATGACAGCGACCCTCGAGGATCCCTATATCCTTCTGAATGAAAAAAAGGTAAGCAACATGAAGGATATGCTGCCGCTTCTGGAAGCCGTCGCAAAGTCGGGCAAACCCCTTGTGATTATTGCCGAAGATATTGAAGGAGAGGCGCTGGCCACCCTGATTGTCAACAAGCTGCGGGGCACCCTGAAAGTGGCTGCGGTCAAGGCCCCGGGTTTCGGGGATCGTCGCAAGGAAATTCTCCAGGACCTCGCTGTATTGTGCGGCGGGCAGGTGATCACGGAAGACATTGGCGTCAAACTGGAGAACGTGTCCCTGAACGACCTGGGACGCTGCAAAACCGTAAAAATTGACAAGGACAATACCACCATCGTGGACGGCGCCGGAAAAAAGAAAGACCTGGAAGGGCGCATCGGCCAGATCCGGGCGCAGATCGAGGAGACCACCTCTGATTATGATCGCGAAAAACTGCAGGAACGCCTGGCCAAGCTGATCGGCGGGGTGGCAGTGATCAAGATCGGTGCGGCCACTGAAATAGAAATGAAGGAAAAGAAGGCCCGTGTTGAGGATGCCATGAATGCCACCCGGGCGGCAGTTGAAGAGGGGATTGTCCCGGGCGGCGGCGTTGCGCTGGTCCGTTGCATGGATGCCTTGAACAAGGCAAAAGCCACCGGTGAAGAAAAAGAAGGGATCCGGATATTACAACACGCCATTGCCGAACCCCTGCGGCAGATCGCCCAGAATGCGGGTTTAAACGGTGACGTCGTCCTGAACAAGGTGCTTGAAGGAAAGGGTGATTACGGCTATAATGCGGATTCAGGGCAGTATGAGAATTTGATGAAATCCGGCGTCATCGATCCCACCAAGGTCGTGCGCTTTGCCCTTCAGAATGCGGCCTCGGTTGCCGGACTGATGCTCACCACCGAAGCCATGATTACGGAAAAACCGATAAAGAAAAAATCGATGCCGGCGATGCCCCCCGGTGACATGGACGACATGTATTGATGATTCAAACAATAAGGGCGGGCCGCAGTTGACAGGGCTCGCCCTTGCTGTTTATATTTTTCTAAATTTCAAGATAAGCAGGGAGGGTACGGAATGCATCACAACAAGCTGATTCAAAAAGCTTTAATTGTTTTTATGGTCTCAGCGGGGTTGCTCCTTTCACAGGGCTTTAGGCCGGTTGATGCCAAAGATAAAACCGATGATGAAAAAAAACCGGAACGGCTGATCGTGATGGCGGCCGAATATCCGGGTGTGGTGGTGCCGGCAGATGAGAATGTCAGCATAGACTTGACATTCTTCAACAAGGGGCGCTCGGACGAAAGCGTCGATGTCTGGGTTGCCGAAAAACCAAAGGGCTGGGAGGCCAGGATTAAAACCTATAAGTTTACGGTGACGGGCATCCATGTTCCTTCCGGCGAAGACAAGCGGCTGACCTTTGAAGCGGATCCGGGCAAGGAAACCAAACCCGGAAAATACGAATTTCTGGTTGAAGCCCAAACCCGGGACGGCCAATTCAAAATGTCCCAGACCATCATGGTGGAAGTCAAGGCCAAGGATGTCGCCAAAAAAGAGGACAAAGGGGTTAAATTGAATACCTCCTATCCGGTTCTCCAGGGGCCGACGGACGCCAAATTCGAATTTTCGGTGGAAGTGGACAGCAAGCTGGACAAAGACGCCGTATTCAATCTGTTTGTCCAGGGACCGGACGGCTGGGACATCAATTTTAAACCGGCCTATGAGGACAAATACATTTCGAGCCTTCGGATCAAGGCCGGCCAGAGCGAGACCGTTGCCGTCGTGGTCAAACCCGCTGCTTCGGCAAAAGCCGGCGAATATCCCATCAATGTCCGGGTGGCCACCAGCGAGGCCAACGGCGAGGTCAAGCTGAACGTCGTCTTGACGGGCACCTTTGAGCTGGAGGTGGGCACCGCCAGCGGGCTTTTGTCTCTGGACACCCGCCAGGGAAAACCGGCCAACATGTCTTTTTATATCAAGAACAACGGTTCGGCCCCCAACAGCAACGTCAAGTTCATGACCTTCAAACCCGAAAACTGGAAAGTTGCCTTCAATCCTGAGAAAATCGACGTCATCGAGCCCGGAAAACTGCAGCAGGTTGAAGTGACCATCACCCCCAATGAAGAGGCGCTGGTTGGAGACTATTCCGTAAACGTGAAGGTCGACGGGGAAAAAGCGTCCAAAACTTTAGAATTCCGGGTTACGGTAAAAGCTTCCAGCGCCTGGGGCTGGGTAGGCATCGGCATTATCGTGGCCGTAATTGCCGGACTGATCGGCTTGTTCCGCTGGCTGGGAAGGCGTTAAAATGGAAACGAATGCAATCATCCAAACTGATGAATTGACCAAGGTATACAACGGTCAGGTGGCAGTGGATCGCCTGACCCTGCGGATTTCGGAAGGCGAAGTGTTCGGTTTTCTGGGACCCAATGGGGCCGGCAAAACAACCACGCTGCTGATGCTGCTGGGGTTGACCGAGCCCACCGGTGGAACCGCCCGGGTCCTGGGCGTGGACCCCACCCGGGAACCGGTGCGGGTCAAGGGGTTGATCGGATACCTGCAGGAAAACATGGGATTCTACAGCGATCTCAATGCCCGCCAGATGCTCGGTTTCGTGGCCGAGCTGAACCGCCTCCCCCGCGACGTCGCTGGGGCGCGTATGGATGAGGCCCTTGAGAAAGTGGGGCTGGCCGGTGAATCCAAAAAAAAGATCAGCGCCTACTCGCGCGGCATGCGCCAGCGCCTGGGTATTGCCGAACTGCTGATCAAAGACCCGAAGGTGGTTTTTCTGGATGAACCGACCCTGGGTCTTGATCCGGACGCCACCAACCGGATGATTGAACTGATTGAGGCGCTCTGCCGCGAAAAGAAGATGACCGTTCTGCTGTCGTCGCACATGCTGCACCTGGTCCAGAAAATTTGCCACCGGGTGGGCATTATGATCAAGGGACGCATGGTCGCCCAGGGACCGATGGAGCAGCTTGCCAAGGATAAGTTCGGAATCGGATCGGAACGGTACAGCTTGGAAGAAATCTACATGAAATATTTCCAGGAGGTAAGGTCGTGATCGGCATCAAACCCATTCTGCGAAAAGAACTGTCGGACCATCTCAGCAGCTACCGCTTTATCATTCTCTTTGCACTGATCGCCATGGTGAGCCTGATTACCGTTTACATGGCGGGACTGCATATTAAAAAAGACCTGGAGGGTGTCGCCAAACCCCAGTTTGTTTTTTTAATGATATTTACATCGTCCGGCGCGCTGTTCTCCCTGCAGCAGTTCGTGGCGTTTTTTGGACCGCTGATCGGTCTGATCCTGGGATTTGATACCATCAATCGGGAACGCAACGAAGGCACCCTCAGCAAACTGCTGTCTCAGCCGATTTACCGCGATGACGTCATCAATGGAAAATTTCTGGCAGGCGTCATCATCATTGCCGTCATGATGGTTTCGATCATTCTGGTCATTACCGGCCTGGGGCTCAGCCTCCTGGGGGTAGTCCCCGGGGTCGAGGAGCTGTGGCGGATATTTATCTACCTGATTATCAGCATTATTTACATATCGTTCTGGCTGGGTGTCGCGATTCTATTTTCGATTGTGTTTCGCAGCGTGGCCACTTCCGCCCTGGCAGCCATAGCGGTGTGGATCTTTTTTTCTTTTTTTGTCAGCCTCGGGGCCAATATCCTTGCCAGCTCGCTGACGCCCGATGCAGGTCCCTCCGATCCGGAAGCCGTCATGCGGCGGGCGACCATTGAAAGGGGGATTTCGCTGACGTCGCCCATGGAGCTTTACACGGGTTCAACCGCAACGATTATTGACCCGATGCGCAAAACGAATCGCATGTTTGTGCAGATGGGCATCATGGAACAGCTTTCCATCTCGCGATTTGCAGGGCCCCTGCCCCTGGGGCAGAGCGTCATCGTGGTCTTGCCCTACATCATCTCGATGCTTGCCATAACCATCGTCTGTTTTGCCATATCCTACACGGTTTT
It includes:
- the uvrA gene encoding excinuclease ABC subunit UvrA, coding for MPLKAIEIKGAGQHNLKNLDLAIPLNRMTVITGVSGSGKSSLALDTLYAEGQRRYIETFSPYARQFMERMDRPLVEKIEGIPPAIAIDRKDPVRTSRSTVGTMTEITDYVKLLFARRSLLYCRSCDRPVQPETPAHVWAYLQGLPEETQTVITFTLSLKGDEKEDPRQLLRRSGYDRYFHEGRIEAVENWQPSESDGTIEIVADRFIYRPSNQTRIMDSLEQAFRMGDGRLTVWAPPQQPMAFSSSLACAPCDIHYPPPQPNLFSFNSPIGACETCRGFGRTIDVDMDLVIPDKALSISAGAIKPWGTEADGRMEFDHLISFCRQNKIPTDVPFLKLHRDQQAALMDGTADYHGVRGFFRWLESKTYKMHVRVFLSRYRSYNVCPACHGTRFKAAALLYRLNGLHLARIYALDVNAAAAFFSALPIPTGDDACALLLDEIRSRLQYLRDVGLGYLTLDRQSRTLSGGEVQRVALASALGASLVNTLYILDEPSIGLHPSDNHRLIRILKRLRDHQNTLVVVEHDPEIIAHSDFMLDIGPRAGENGGEVMYFGPTAKVNNSLTGQYLKGDCSIPVPVKRRKPAAGKWLTIAGARENNLKNVDVRIPLGGFVCLAGVSGSGKSTLAEEILYKALKWRLNDPQGRPGQHQAIRGHAPIADVVLVDQHPIGRTPRANPVTYTKSLDTIRQLLAKTPEARRKGFGPGHFSFNVAGGRCETCRGDGFEKVEMQFLSDVFITCPDCSGMRFKKELLQITYREKNIHDILSLTVDGALDFFNAEPKIKNALEPLTSVGLGYIRLGQPINTLSGGEAQRLKLSRFLKFSDGRHRLFIFDEPTTGLHFDDIHKLINALQQLVDSGNTVLVIEHNLDVIKTADWVIELGPEGGDNGGRVIATGPPEKITRNRLSPTGRFLKSYLEIPNRLESAAVQPSTVAESTADFAESIAVSGAREHNLKNIALSIPRNQLVVLTGVSGSGKSTLAFDILFAEGQRRYLESLAPYVRQYVKILERPDVDHVSGLPPTVAIEQRISYASRRSTVATLTEIYHFLRLLFSKLGSRHCLGCGRRLTTQTREAITAQIRLRYRNQKASILSPKVAGRKGFHKDILARARRKGFDKARIDGEFKPITAGMALSRYHEHTIELVTGKLPSAHPAQTVERALAEGAGSLIIVDSSGSEEVFSLKGICPSCGIGLETLDPRLFSFNSAHGACPKCNGLGRLPHAEKKNQSGGGICPRCRGSRLKETALAVKINGYSIWDLVQQPALQLEAILGQFHFKPQEKPITEPVLTEIRSRLALLNQLGLSYLSLSRSGDTLSGGEAQRVRLAAQLGSNLTGVLYVLDEPTIGLHPRDNHVLIAALQTLKARGNSVVVVEHDEETIRAADTVIDLGPGAGQAGGTVVASGGLKDLQKNPASITGALINGRRRRVTSRLRPCQDRPRLKVSGAAEHNLKNIDVEFPLGAFICVTGVSGSGKSTLLKETLFKGVQNRLLKKTLTAGRCRDIQGWQHIDRTLEVDHSPIGRTPRSVPASYVGFLNDIRNLFAGTPDARMRGFRPGRFSFNLAEGRCQGCKGHGSLKVEMSFLPEVYVACEACQGRRFNPETLAVRYKGKTISEVLDLTFTAAAEFFRLVPSIRRSLDGVCNIGLGYLRLGQPSPTLSGGEAQRTKLARELVKASKGRTLYILDEPTTGLNLSDVQNLLEVLQKLVDEGNTVAVIEHNIEIIKAADYIIDLGPEGGDGGGQLVASGSPVDLLAHPKGSHTAHFLAKYLAKNNRLK
- a CDS encoding co-chaperone GroES, which codes for MKVRPLNDRVLVMRVAEEQISAGGIIIPDTAKEKPLEGKIVSAGPGKMGDDGKRAPLEVKKGDRILFSKYAGTEIKIDGVEHLFMREEDILAILE
- the groL gene encoding chaperonin GroEL (60 kDa chaperone family; promotes refolding of misfolded polypeptides especially under stressful conditions; forms two stacked rings of heptamers to form a barrel-shaped 14mer; ends can be capped by GroES; misfolded proteins enter the barrel where they are refolded when GroES binds) produces the protein MPAKMIAYSSSAREKMLKGVNTLANAVKVTLGPKGRNAVLEKSFGAPTVTKDGVTVAKEIELADKFENMGAQMVKEVASKTSDVAGDGTTTATVLAQAILNEGQKLVAAGISPMDIKRGIDKGVVAVVEELKKISKPVKDKSEIVQVGAISANNDEVVGKLLSEAMDKVGKEGVITVEEAKSIETSLEVVEGMQFDRGYLSPYFVTNTEKMTATLEDPYILLNEKKVSNMKDMLPLLEAVAKSGKPLVIIAEDIEGEALATLIVNKLRGTLKVAAVKAPGFGDRRKEILQDLAVLCGGQVITEDIGVKLENVSLNDLGRCKTVKIDKDNTTIVDGAGKKKDLEGRIGQIRAQIEETTSDYDREKLQERLAKLIGGVAVIKIGAATEIEMKEKKARVEDAMNATRAAVEEGIVPGGGVALVRCMDALNKAKATGEEKEGIRILQHAIAEPLRQIAQNAGLNGDVVLNKVLEGKGDYGYNADSGQYENLMKSGVIDPTKVVRFALQNAASVAGLMLTTEAMITEKPIKKKSMPAMPPGDMDDMY
- a CDS encoding NEW3 domain-containing protein is translated as MHHNKLIQKALIVFMVSAGLLLSQGFRPVDAKDKTDDEKKPERLIVMAAEYPGVVVPADENVSIDLTFFNKGRSDESVDVWVAEKPKGWEARIKTYKFTVTGIHVPSGEDKRLTFEADPGKETKPGKYEFLVEAQTRDGQFKMSQTIMVEVKAKDVAKKEDKGVKLNTSYPVLQGPTDAKFEFSVEVDSKLDKDAVFNLFVQGPDGWDINFKPAYEDKYISSLRIKAGQSETVAVVVKPAASAKAGEYPINVRVATSEANGEVKLNVVLTGTFELEVGTASGLLSLDTRQGKPANMSFYIKNNGSAPNSNVKFMTFKPENWKVAFNPEKIDVIEPGKLQQVEVTITPNEEALVGDYSVNVKVDGEKASKTLEFRVTVKASSAWGWVGIGIIVAVIAGLIGLFRWLGRR
- a CDS encoding ABC transporter ATP-binding protein, with translation METNAIIQTDELTKVYNGQVAVDRLTLRISEGEVFGFLGPNGAGKTTTLLMLLGLTEPTGGTARVLGVDPTREPVRVKGLIGYLQENMGFYSDLNARQMLGFVAELNRLPRDVAGARMDEALEKVGLAGESKKKISAYSRGMRQRLGIAELLIKDPKVVFLDEPTLGLDPDATNRMIELIEALCREKKMTVLLSSHMLHLVQKICHRVGIMIKGRMVAQGPMEQLAKDKFGIGSERYSLEEIYMKYFQEVRS
- a CDS encoding ABC transporter permease subunit, yielding MIGIKPILRKELSDHLSSYRFIILFALIAMVSLITVYMAGLHIKKDLEGVAKPQFVFLMIFTSSGALFSLQQFVAFFGPLIGLILGFDTINRERNEGTLSKLLSQPIYRDDVINGKFLAGVIIIAVMMVSIILVITGLGLSLLGVVPGVEELWRIFIYLIISIIYISFWLGVAILFSIVFRSVATSALAAIAVWIFFSFFVSLGANILASSLTPDAGPSDPEAVMRRATIERGISLTSPMELYTGSTATIIDPMRKTNRMFVQMGIMEQLSISRFAGPLPLGQSVIVVLPYIISMLAITIVCFAISYTVFMRQEIRSL